Proteins co-encoded in one Streptomyces sp. JH34 genomic window:
- a CDS encoding HAMP domain-containing protein: protein MKKQRNGTVDVDAAALNRLLAALVAMRDGNFRRRLTVSGDGVLPEIAAVFNEVADRNLHLTGELARVRRVVGREGKLTERLETGACEGSWAAAIDASNELVDDLARPVSEVGRVLSAVADGDLEQRMELRTHAADETVRPLRGEFLKVARTVNNLVDQLSAFTEQVTRVAVEVGTEGKLGGQAQVRGMSGSWKDLTDSVNTMAYRLTAQVRDIALVTTAVAKGDLSRKVTVHVAGEMLQLKNTVNTMVDQLSSFSSEVTRVAREVGTEGELGGQATVPGVAGVWKDLTDSVNTMAGNLTSQVRGIAEVTTAVANGDLSQKVTVSARGEVAQLAETINQMTETLRTFADEVTRVASEVGGEGLLGGQAQVPGAAGTWKDLTDSVNTVFRNLTTQVRDIAQVTTAVASGDMTQKVTVDVAGEMLELKNTVNTMVDQLQAFGSEVTRVAREVGVEGRLGGQAEVPGAAGTWKDLTDSVNTAFRNLTGQVRDIAQVTTAVANGDLSQKVTVDVAGEMLELKNTVNTMVAQLSNFADQVTRMARDVGTEGRLGGQARVDGVSGTWKELTDSVNFMAGNLTSQVRQIAQVTTAVARGDLSQKIDVDARGEILELKNTINTMVDQLSAFADQVTRVAREVGTDGRLGGQAQVPGVAGVWRDLTDSVNGMAGNLTAQVRNIAQVATAVARGDLSQKIDVDARGEILELKNTLNTMVDQLSNFAEQVTRVAREVGTEGILGGQAEVQGVSGTWKDLTQSVNGMANNLTLQVRNIAEVTTAVAKGDLSKKITVDAKGEILELVTTVNTMVDQLMNFGDEVTRVAREVGTEGILGGQARVRGATGIWKDLSENVNLMANNLTSQVRNISRVSSAVANGDLTKKVTVEARGEVAELADTVNTMVTTLSSFADEVTRVAREVGTEGELGGQARVPGVSGTWKDLTESVNSMASNLTGQVRQIATVTTAIAKGDLTKKIDIDARGEIQELKNTINTMVDQLSSFAEQVTRVAREVGTEGQLGGQARVRDVDGTWRDLTESVNEMAGNLTRQVRAIAAVATAVTRGDLNLKIDVDAAGEIQVLQDNINTMIANLRDTTLANKEQDWLKGNLARISGLMQGRRDLDDVASLIMSELTPVVSAQHGAFFLAMTTGDGDEVGEGGKDSSYELRMRGSYGYSAGSMPTSFRPGETLIGTAAEEKRTIQVDNVPPGYLKISSGLGEAPPAHVIVLPVLFEGQVLGVIELASFQPFTHIQRDFLNQLAEMIATSVNTISVNTKTEKLLEQSQELTEQLRDRSQELENRQKALQASNAELEEKAELLAQQNRDIEVKNTEIEEARQVLEERAEQLAVSMRYKSEFLANMSHELRTPLNSLLILAKLLADNAEGNLSPKQVEFAETIHGAGSDLLQLINDILDLSKVEAGKMDVSPTRIALVQLVDYVEATFRPLTAEKGLDFSVRVSPELPATLHTDEQRLLQVLRNLLSNAVKFTDSGAVELVIRPAGADVPNAIREHLLEAGSLRDADGDLIAFSVTDTGIGIASSKMLVIFEAFKQADGTTSRKYGGTGLGLSISREIARLLGGEIHAASEPGRGSTFTLYLPLHPSELPPQGYPQLGAGPVEAQAGPAEGGALRLEASRSAGTEQPLGDPANSAGVFRRRRKALGGAAQRPALANGNSREEAAATPEEWVQSAQEQPEDRRTFRFHGEKVLIVDDDIRNVFALTSVLEQHGLAVLYAENGREGIEVLEQHDDVTIVLMDIMMPEMDGYATTTAIRRMPQFAGLPIVALTAKAMKGDREKAIDCGASDYVTKPVDSDHLLSVMENWMRGE from the coding sequence GTGAAAAAGCAGCGCAATGGAACCGTCGATGTGGACGCGGCAGCTCTCAACAGACTGCTCGCGGCCCTCGTGGCGATGCGTGACGGCAACTTCCGCAGGCGGCTCACCGTCTCCGGCGACGGCGTGCTCCCGGAGATCGCCGCTGTCTTCAACGAGGTGGCCGACCGCAATCTGCACCTGACGGGTGAGCTCGCGCGTGTGCGCCGGGTGGTCGGGCGCGAGGGGAAACTCACCGAGCGCCTGGAGACGGGCGCCTGCGAGGGCTCCTGGGCCGCCGCGATCGATGCCTCCAACGAGCTCGTCGACGACCTGGCGCGCCCCGTGTCCGAAGTCGGACGTGTGCTCTCCGCTGTCGCCGACGGTGACCTCGAGCAGCGGATGGAACTGCGTACGCACGCCGCGGACGAGACGGTGCGCCCGCTGCGCGGGGAGTTCCTGAAGGTCGCCCGCACGGTCAACAACCTGGTCGACCAGCTGTCCGCGTTCACCGAGCAGGTGACGCGGGTCGCGGTCGAGGTGGGCACCGAGGGCAAGCTCGGCGGTCAGGCCCAGGTCCGCGGTATGTCCGGGTCCTGGAAGGACCTCACGGACTCCGTGAACACCATGGCCTACCGGCTCACGGCCCAGGTGCGCGACATCGCCCTGGTGACGACCGCCGTGGCCAAGGGGGACCTGTCACGGAAGGTCACCGTCCATGTGGCCGGTGAGATGCTCCAGCTGAAGAACACCGTCAACACGATGGTGGACCAGCTGTCCTCGTTCTCCTCCGAGGTGACCCGGGTCGCCCGTGAGGTGGGTACCGAGGGTGAGCTCGGCGGGCAGGCGACGGTCCCGGGGGTCGCCGGGGTCTGGAAGGACCTCACCGACTCCGTCAACACGATGGCCGGGAACCTCACCTCCCAGGTACGTGGCATCGCCGAGGTGACGACGGCCGTCGCGAACGGTGACCTGTCGCAGAAGGTCACGGTGAGCGCCCGCGGCGAGGTCGCGCAGCTCGCCGAGACGATCAACCAGATGACCGAGACCCTGCGTACCTTCGCGGACGAGGTGACGCGCGTCGCGAGTGAGGTCGGTGGCGAGGGTCTCCTCGGTGGCCAGGCCCAGGTGCCGGGCGCCGCGGGCACCTGGAAGGACCTCACCGACTCGGTCAACACGGTCTTCCGGAACCTGACGACGCAGGTGCGTGACATCGCCCAGGTGACCACCGCGGTGGCCAGCGGCGACATGACGCAGAAGGTCACCGTCGACGTGGCCGGCGAGATGCTGGAGCTGAAGAACACCGTCAACACGATGGTCGACCAGCTCCAGGCCTTCGGCTCGGAGGTGACCAGGGTCGCCCGGGAGGTCGGCGTCGAGGGCCGCCTCGGCGGTCAGGCGGAGGTCCCCGGAGCGGCCGGGACCTGGAAGGACCTCACCGACTCGGTGAACACCGCCTTCCGGAACCTCACGGGTCAGGTGCGCGACATCGCCCAGGTGACCACCGCCGTCGCCAACGGTGACCTCTCGCAGAAGGTCACCGTCGACGTGGCCGGCGAGATGCTGGAGCTGAAGAACACCGTCAACACGATGGTGGCGCAGCTGTCCAACTTCGCCGACCAGGTGACGCGGATGGCCCGGGACGTGGGTACGGAGGGCCGCCTGGGCGGTCAGGCGCGCGTCGACGGTGTCTCCGGTACCTGGAAGGAGCTCACCGACTCCGTCAACTTCATGGCCGGCAACCTGACCTCCCAGGTGCGTCAGATCGCCCAGGTCACCACGGCGGTGGCGCGGGGTGACCTGTCGCAGAAGATCGACGTGGACGCCCGGGGCGAGATCCTGGAGCTGAAGAACACCATCAACACGATGGTCGACCAGCTCTCCGCCTTCGCCGACCAGGTGACGCGGGTGGCCCGCGAGGTGGGTACGGACGGGCGCCTCGGCGGCCAGGCCCAGGTGCCCGGCGTGGCAGGTGTGTGGCGCGACCTGACCGACTCGGTGAACGGCATGGCGGGGAACCTCACCGCTCAGGTGCGGAACATCGCGCAGGTCGCGACGGCGGTGGCGCGGGGTGACCTGTCGCAGAAGATCGACGTGGACGCCCGGGGCGAGATCCTGGAGCTCAAGAACACCCTCAACACCATGGTCGACCAGCTCTCCAACTTCGCGGAGCAGGTGACGCGGGTCGCCCGTGAGGTGGGCACGGAGGGCATCCTCGGCGGCCAGGCGGAGGTGCAGGGCGTCTCCGGCACGTGGAAGGACCTCACCCAGTCCGTCAACGGCATGGCGAACAACCTGACTCTTCAGGTGCGCAACATCGCCGAGGTGACCACGGCGGTCGCGAAGGGTGACCTCTCCAAGAAGATCACCGTCGACGCCAAGGGCGAGATCCTCGAACTCGTCACGACCGTCAACACGATGGTCGACCAGCTGATGAACTTCGGTGACGAGGTGACCCGGGTCGCCCGTGAGGTGGGTACCGAGGGCATCCTCGGGGGCCAGGCCCGGGTGCGGGGTGCCACGGGCATCTGGAAGGACCTCAGCGAGAACGTCAACCTGATGGCCAACAACCTGACCAGCCAGGTGCGCAACATCTCCCGGGTCTCGTCGGCCGTCGCCAACGGCGACCTGACGAAGAAGGTGACGGTCGAGGCGCGCGGCGAGGTCGCCGAACTCGCCGACACCGTCAACACGATGGTGACGACGCTGTCCTCCTTCGCGGACGAGGTCACCAGGGTGGCGCGCGAGGTGGGCACCGAGGGCGAACTGGGCGGCCAGGCGCGCGTACCGGGTGTCTCGGGCACCTGGAAGGACCTCACCGAGTCGGTGAACTCGATGGCGTCGAACCTGACCGGTCAGGTGCGCCAGATCGCCACGGTCACCACGGCCATCGCCAAGGGCGATCTCACCAAGAAGATCGACATCGATGCGCGCGGTGAGATCCAGGAGCTGAAGAACACCATCAACACGATGGTCGACCAGCTCTCGTCCTTCGCCGAGCAGGTGACCCGGGTCGCCCGTGAAGTGGGTACCGAGGGGCAGCTGGGCGGACAGGCCCGGGTCCGGGACGTCGACGGAACCTGGCGCGACCTCACCGAGTCGGTGAACGAGATGGCCGGGAACCTGACGCGTCAGGTGCGCGCCATCGCGGCCGTCGCCACCGCGGTGACCCGTGGCGACCTCAACCTCAAGATCGACGTAGATGCCGCCGGCGAGATCCAGGTCCTGCAGGACAACATCAATACGATGATCGCCAATCTGCGCGACACCACGCTGGCCAACAAGGAGCAGGACTGGCTCAAGGGCAACCTCGCCAGGATCTCCGGCCTGATGCAGGGCCGCCGCGATCTGGACGACGTCGCTTCGCTGATCATGAGCGAGCTGACGCCGGTCGTCTCCGCGCAGCACGGCGCGTTCTTCCTCGCCATGACCACGGGTGACGGGGACGAGGTCGGGGAGGGCGGCAAGGACAGCTCGTACGAGCTGCGCATGCGCGGCAGTTACGGGTACTCGGCGGGCTCCATGCCGACCTCGTTCCGTCCGGGCGAGACCCTCATCGGCACGGCGGCCGAGGAGAAGCGGACGATCCAGGTGGACAACGTGCCGCCGGGGTACCTGAAGATCTCCTCCGGGCTCGGCGAGGCGCCGCCCGCGCACGTGATCGTGCTGCCGGTGCTCTTCGAGGGCCAGGTGCTCGGTGTCATCGAACTGGCGTCGTTCCAGCCGTTCACGCACATCCAGCGGGACTTCCTCAACCAGCTGGCCGAGATGATCGCCACGAGTGTCAACACGATCAGCGTCAACACGAAGACCGAGAAGCTCCTCGAGCAGTCACAGGAGCTCACCGAGCAGCTGCGCGACCGTTCGCAGGAGCTCGAGAACCGGCAGAAGGCCCTGCAGGCCTCCAACGCCGAGCTCGAGGAGAAGGCCGAGTTGCTGGCACAGCAGAACCGCGACATCGAGGTGAAGAACACCGAGATCGAGGAGGCGCGGCAGGTACTGGAGGAGCGCGCCGAGCAACTCGCCGTCTCGATGCGCTACAAGTCCGAGTTCCTCGCGAACATGTCGCACGAGCTGCGTACGCCGCTCAACTCGCTGCTCATCCTGGCCAAGCTGCTCGCGGACAACGCCGAGGGCAATCTCTCGCCGAAGCAGGTGGAGTTCGCCGAGACGATCCACGGGGCGGGCTCCGACCTGCTCCAGCTGATCAACGACATCCTCGACCTGTCCAAGGTCGAGGCGGGCAAGATGGACGTCAGTCCGACGCGGATCGCCCTGGTCCAGCTGGTCGACTACGTGGAGGCGACCTTCCGGCCGCTCACCGCGGAGAAGGGGCTCGACTTCTCCGTACGGGTGTCCCCGGAGCTTCCCGCCACGCTGCACACGGACGAGCAGAGGCTGCTACAGGTCCTGCGCAACCTCCTGTCCAACGCGGTCAAGTTCACCGACAGCGGCGCCGTGGAACTGGTCATCAGGCCGGCGGGCGCCGATGTGCCGAACGCCATCAGGGAGCACCTGCTGGAGGCCGGCTCGCTGCGTGACGCGGACGGCGATCTGATCGCCTTCTCGGTCACCGACACCGGGATCGGCATCGCGTCCAGCAAGATGCTGGTGATCTTCGAGGCGTTCAAGCAGGCGGACGGTACGACCAGCCGCAAGTACGGGGGGACGGGCCTGGGCCTCTCCATCAGCCGGGAGATCGCCCGTCTGCTGGGGGGCGAGATCCACGCGGCGAGCGAGCCGGGGCGTGGTTCGACCTTCACGCTGTATCTGCCGCTGCACCCGAGCGAGCTGCCTCCGCAAGGCTATCCGCAGCTGGGTGCCGGTCCGGTCGAGGCCCAGGCGGGCCCGGCAGAGGGTGGTGCCCTGCGCCTCGAGGCGTCGCGGTCCGCCGGGACCGAGCAGCCGCTCGGGGATCCCGCCAACTCGGCCGGGGTGTTCCGGCGCCGCCGCAAGGCCCTGGGCGGAGCGGCGCAGCGGCCCGCCCTGGCGAACGGCAACTCCCGCGAGGAGGCCGCCGCGACCCCGGAGGAGTGGGTGCAGAGCGCGCAGGAGCAGCCGGAGGACCGCCGGACGTTCCGCTTCCACGGGGAGAAGGTGCTGATCGTCGACGACGACATCCGCAACGTCTTCGCCCTCACCAGCGTGCTGGAGCAGCACGGGCTGGCGGTGCTGTACGCGGAGAACGGGCGGGAGGGCATCGAAGTCCTGGAGCAGCACGATGATGTGACGATCGTTCTGATGGACATCATGATGCCCGAGATGGACGGCTATGCGACGACGACGGCGATCCGCAGGATGCCGCAGTTCGCGGGGCTGCCGATCGTCGCCCTGACCGCCAAGGCCATGAAGGGTGATCGCGAGAAGGCGATCGACTGCGGGGCCTCCGACTACGTGACGAAGCCGGTCGATTCCGATCATCTGCTGTCGGTGATGGAGAATTGGATGCGCGGAGAGTGA
- a CDS encoding SpoIIE family protein phosphatase translates to MGSAVITARAAATFDPVGRSVATARAFVRDTLQGWGYTDVVDDAVVLTSELVTNAVVHAGTAADVLCLRTEDGVRVEVSDHYPEREVPLQSSGLDFGSPDREGGRGLLLCAALASRWGVEYTPTHKHVWFQLDLPERPVGIRSASPVLPTALLPVAEQRVRVAVVQIDGAGCVAAWNDDASFLFGHAAEKVDGKQFTDFVAWPHTPGTSTGIADALQLSRWEGSYGIRGADGRVIPVYASHLRVRDADGEPSTVCLLVRDYERAVLQTPVRAPVSDASAENRSTDPFEIFIGSPAPDDLDGLLQRTVERARDMLDADAAFLLLATDDETELEVRATTGLPSARQRFARVPVEAGTGRYGSARMPAVHDDLTVVPGAVPLLSDTGMRSVVTVPLKVEGRLTGSLGVAAEAAGRYSNEQALRLQFAADRIALAVESARLGELERLRRGSLSFLVEASDLLAGTLDRDQTLALMAQMTVPTLATWCAVYTIADQSSEPYLSYVLHEDEERIDGLKALLSSIDPPDPVPAPGARLWPVPTEAGHEAALRTSKRTLSTDAPLSMGTAARTILATAVAVGGETVVLPLVARNRVIGMLTLGKPSDEHFRQEILELAEDLSRRAALALDNARLYSERMAISQSLQRSLLPPGLPDVPNVEIEVIYRAAGEGNEVGGDFYDVFPIRDGAYGFAIGDVCGTGPEAAAVTGLARHALRLLAREGFGGPAVLERLNAAILDEGARSRFLTLLYGELWPQEDGSALLKVVCAGHPLPLRLRQDGSVEPAAEPQPLLGVIEDLELYEQEVTLQPGDVLLCVTDGVTERREGARMLGDDGLADVLAMCTGLTAGAVAGRILRAVERFAAEPASDDMAILAMRVPEPQNF, encoded by the coding sequence ATGGGGAGTGCTGTGATCACCGCGCGCGCGGCTGCCACCTTCGATCCGGTCGGACGCTCGGTGGCGACCGCCCGCGCGTTCGTCCGGGACACCCTTCAGGGGTGGGGTTACACGGACGTCGTTGACGACGCCGTCGTTCTTACCAGTGAACTCGTGACCAACGCGGTCGTGCACGCCGGCACCGCCGCCGATGTGCTCTGTCTGCGCACCGAGGACGGCGTACGCGTCGAGGTCTCCGACCACTATCCGGAGCGGGAGGTCCCGCTCCAGAGTTCGGGCCTCGACTTCGGCAGCCCGGACCGGGAAGGCGGGCGCGGCCTGCTGCTCTGCGCGGCCCTCGCCTCCCGCTGGGGCGTCGAGTACACGCCGACCCACAAGCACGTCTGGTTCCAGCTAGACCTTCCCGAACGGCCTGTGGGCATCCGCTCGGCGAGCCCGGTCCTGCCCACGGCGCTGCTGCCGGTGGCGGAGCAGCGCGTACGGGTGGCCGTCGTCCAGATCGACGGCGCCGGCTGCGTCGCCGCGTGGAACGACGACGCCTCGTTCCTCTTCGGTCACGCGGCCGAGAAGGTCGACGGCAAGCAGTTCACGGACTTCGTCGCCTGGCCGCACACCCCGGGCACCTCCACCGGCATCGCCGACGCACTGCAGCTCTCCCGCTGGGAGGGCAGCTACGGCATCCGCGGGGCCGACGGCCGTGTCATCCCGGTGTACGCCTCGCACCTCAGGGTCCGCGACGCCGACGGCGAGCCGTCCACCGTCTGCCTCCTCGTGCGCGACTACGAACGCGCCGTGCTCCAGACCCCGGTACGCGCCCCCGTCTCCGACGCTTCGGCCGAAAACCGCAGCACGGACCCCTTCGAGATCTTCATCGGCTCCCCCGCCCCGGACGACCTCGACGGACTGCTGCAGCGCACGGTCGAGCGGGCACGCGACATGCTCGATGCCGACGCCGCGTTCCTGCTCCTGGCCACCGACGACGAGACCGAGCTCGAGGTCCGCGCGACCACCGGCCTCCCCTCGGCCCGGCAGCGCTTCGCCCGGGTACCCGTCGAGGCCGGCACGGGCCGCTACGGCTCCGCGCGCATGCCCGCCGTCCACGACGACCTCACCGTCGTGCCGGGCGCCGTACCACTGCTCAGCGACACCGGGATGCGCTCGGTCGTCACGGTGCCCCTGAAGGTCGAGGGCCGTCTCACCGGTTCCCTGGGGGTCGCGGCCGAAGCGGCCGGACGGTACTCGAACGAGCAGGCGCTACGCCTGCAGTTCGCCGCGGACCGGATCGCGCTGGCCGTCGAGTCGGCCCGGCTCGGCGAGCTCGAACGCCTGCGGCGTGGCTCGCTGTCCTTCCTCGTGGAGGCCTCCGACCTGCTGGCCGGAACGCTGGACAGGGACCAGACACTGGCCCTGATGGCACAGATGACCGTACCCACGCTGGCCACCTGGTGCGCCGTCTACACCATCGCGGACCAGTCGTCGGAGCCGTATCTCTCCTACGTGCTGCACGAGGACGAGGAGCGCATCGACGGCCTGAAGGCCCTGCTCTCCTCCATCGACCCGCCGGACCCCGTACCGGCTCCTGGCGCCCGCCTCTGGCCCGTGCCCACCGAAGCCGGTCACGAGGCAGCCCTGCGGACGTCCAAGCGCACCTTGAGCACGGACGCACCGCTGAGCATGGGGACGGCCGCTCGCACGATTCTCGCCACGGCGGTCGCCGTGGGAGGTGAGACCGTGGTCCTGCCCCTGGTGGCGAGGAACCGCGTGATCGGGATGCTCACGCTCGGCAAGCCGTCCGACGAGCACTTCCGCCAGGAGATCCTGGAGCTGGCCGAGGACCTGTCCCGGAGGGCCGCTCTGGCTCTCGACAACGCCCGCCTCTACTCGGAGCGCATGGCCATCAGCCAGTCGCTCCAGCGCAGCCTGCTGCCGCCCGGCCTTCCTGATGTGCCCAACGTCGAGATCGAGGTCATCTACCGGGCCGCGGGCGAGGGCAACGAGGTCGGCGGCGACTTCTACGACGTGTTCCCCATCCGGGACGGTGCCTACGGTTTCGCCATCGGGGACGTCTGCGGTACGGGTCCGGAGGCGGCAGCCGTCACGGGCCTGGCCCGCCACGCCCTGAGGCTCCTGGCCCGTGAGGGGTTCGGCGGGCCCGCGGTGCTCGAGCGGCTCAACGCCGCCATCCTGGACGAGGGGGCGCGCAGCCGCTTCCTCACCCTGCTCTACGGGGAGTTGTGGCCCCAGGAGGACGGAAGCGCCCTTCTGAAGGTGGTCTGCGCCGGCCACCCGCTTCCCCTGCGTCTGCGCCAGGACGGCTCCGTCGAGCCGGCGGCGGAACCGCAGCCGCTGCTGGGCGTCATCGAGGACCTCGAGCTGTACGAGCAGGAGGTCACCCTGCAGCCGGGCGACGTGCTCCTGTGCGTGACGGACGGAGTCACCGAACGCCGTGAGGGTGCCCGCATGCTGGGCGACGACGGCCTCGCCGATGTGCTGGCCATGTGCACGGGCCTGACGGCCGGCGCGGTGGCGGGACGGATCCTGAGGGCCGTCGAGCGCTTCGCGGCGGAGCCCGCGTCCGACGACATGGCCATCCTGGCCATGCGTGTCCCGGAGCCGCAGAACTTCTAA
- a CDS encoding DinB family protein — MTWRAPASGRTVDLAGLGAASERQMLDGWLRWHREVLLAKCAGLEPAQLARTTVEPSDLSLLGLVRHMTEIERWWFRRSFAGETLGDVFTGPEDGNEGLDGVEAEDAPEVFERFRAELVLCDAAAAGHGLDETFLTARGVLLSLRWVYVAMIQEYARHNGHADLLRERTDGATGDSG; from the coding sequence ATGACTTGGAGAGCGCCGGCCTCCGGACGAACTGTGGACCTCGCCGGCCTGGGTGCCGCGTCCGAGCGGCAGATGCTGGACGGCTGGCTGCGTTGGCACCGGGAGGTGCTGCTGGCGAAGTGCGCCGGGCTCGAGCCGGCGCAGTTGGCCAGGACAACCGTGGAACCGTCCGACCTGAGCCTGCTCGGACTGGTCCGTCACATGACGGAGATCGAGCGCTGGTGGTTCCGGAGAAGCTTCGCGGGCGAGACCCTCGGCGACGTCTTCACGGGCCCGGAGGACGGGAACGAGGGGCTGGACGGAGTCGAGGCGGAGGACGCTCCTGAGGTCTTCGAACGCTTTCGTGCGGAGCTCGTCCTCTGTGACGCGGCAGCCGCCGGACACGGCCTCGACGAGACGTTCCTGACCGCACGTGGCGTCCTGCTGAGCCTGCGCTGGGTCTACGTCGCGATGATTCAGGAATACGCCCGGCACAACGGCCACGCGGACCTCCTGCGGGAGCGGACCGACGGGGCGACGGGCGACTCCGGATGA